The DNA sequence TTCCGCTCGCGGCGCGCGTTGAAGGACGTGGCGCGGCTGGGCCCGAAGGCGTTCGAGCAGTGCGCGGGCTTCCTGCGCATCCCGAACGGCGACGACCCGCTGGACGCCTCCGCCGTGCACCCCGAGGCGTACCCGGTGGTGCGGCGGATGCAGGAGCGGGCAGGCGGCGAGCAGCTGATCGGCAACACGGCGGTGCTCAAGTCGCTGCGCCCGCAGGAGTTCGTGGACGAGCGGTTCGGCCTGCCGACCGTCACCGACATCCTGCGCGAGCTGGAGAAGCCGGGGCGCGACCCCCGGCCCGCGTTCAAGACGGCCACGTTCGCCGACGGCGTGGAGAAGATCTCCGACCTCGAGCCCGGGATGGTGCTGGAGGGCGTGGTGACGAACGTGGCCGCGTTCGGCGCGTTCGTGGACGTCGGCGTGCACCAGGACGGCCTCGTGCACATCTCGGCGCTGTCCAACACCTACGTCAAGGACCCGCGGGACGTGGTCAAGTCCGGTGACGTGGTGCGGGTGAAGGTGCTGGAGGTCGACATCCCGCGCAAGCGGATCGGGTTGACACTGCGGCTGGAGGACGAGCCCGGCCGCAAGCAGCCGCGTGAGCAGCGCGAACCGCGTGGCAATCAGCGTGGGCCGCGTGGCGGTGGCGGTGGTGGCGGCAAGCCCCGTCAGCAGGAGCGCCCGCCCGCGAACGGCGCGATGGCCGAAGCGCTGCGGCGTGCCGGGCTTGGCGGCGGCAAGTAGGGGTACCCGGCGGCCATGAGGGTCGTCGTCACGGGTGCCAGCGGCAACGTGGGGACGGCCCTGCTCCGGGTGCTCGCGGACGCGGGCGACACGGTGGTCGGCATCGCCCGGCACGTGCCGCCCGATTCACCTGGCTGGGTGAGCTGCGACCTCGGTGCGCCGGCCGCCGATGTGGTGTTGAGCAGGGCGTTCGCCGGTGCGGACGCGGTGGTGCACCTGGCGTGGGCCGTGCAGCCCACGACAGGTGAGCCCGCCATGCGGCGGACGAACCTCGTCGGCAGCGCGCACGTGCTGCGTGCGGCGGAGCGTGCCGGTGTGCCGCACGTCGTGGTGGCGTCGTCGGTCGCCGCGTACACGCCCTCTCCGGCGCCGGTGGACGAGGAGTGGCCGTGCGGCGGGGTGCCCGGCAGTGCCTACAGCACGCAGAAGGCCGAGCTGGAGCGGATGCTCGCCGGGCGTCCCGGCGTGGCGGTGGTGCGGCCGTGCGCGATCGTGCAGCCGGACGCGGGCGGCGAGCTGGCCCGGTGGGTGCTGAGCCCGTTGCTGCCCGCCGGGCTGGTGGGACGGCGGTGGCTGCCGATGCCGTTGTGGTCGGGGTTGCGGGCCCAGGTCGTGCACGCCGAGGACGTGGCGCGGGCGATCCGGGTCGTGCTGGCGCACCGGGCGGAGGGCGCGTTCAACGTGGCGGCCGATCCGCCGTTGAGCGCGCGTGAGCTGGCGTCGGTGCTGGGCGGGTTCCTGCTGCCCGTGCCGCTCGCGGTGCTGCGCGCGGTGGCGTGGCCGACGTGGCGGCTGGGCGTGCAACCCCTGCACCCCGGCTGGCTCCGGTTGGCGGATCAGGCGTCCCTCATGGACTGCACGCGGATCAGGGCGCTGGGTTGGGAACCGCGGCACCCGCCGCGGGAGGCGTTGGCGGAGTTCGTGGCGGCGGTCGCGGAGGGGCGCGGGACGTGGGGGCCGCTCGCGCCGCGCCACGTGGGACGGTGGCGGCGGTTGGGCTTCGGCCGGCCGGCGCATCAGAGCCAGGGAGATGTGCGTTGAGCGATGTCGTGGACGCGGTGGTCATCGGATCGGGCCCGAACGGGCTGGTGGCGGCGAACCTGCTGGCCGACGCCGGGTGGGACGTGCTGGTGCTGGAGGCGGCCGACGAGCCGGGCGGTGCGGTGCGGACGGCGGAGTTGACCGAGCCGGGGTTCCGGCACGACCTGTTCAGCGCGTTCTACCCGCTGGGCGCGGCGTCACCGGTGATCGCGGGGTTGGGGTTGGAGCGGCACGGGCTGCGGTGGCGGCGGGCGCCGGAGGTGCTGGCGCACGTGTTCCCGGACGACCGGGCCGCGGTGCTGTCGCAGGACGTGGACCGGACGGCGGCGTCGGTCGAGTCGTTCGGCGCGGGTGACGGTGACGTGTGGCGGGCCGAGTTCGCGCGGTGGGAACGGGTCCGGGCGGACCTGATCGAGGCGTTGATGCGGCCGTTCCCGCCGGTCCGGGCCGGTGCCGGGCTGGTGGGCGCGTTGGGCGCGGGTGAGGCGTTGCGGTTCGCGCGGTCGTTCGTGCAGTCGGTGCGGGCTTTCGGGGACGAGCGGTTCTCGGGTGAGGGCGCGCCGTTGTTGTTGGCCGGCAACGCGATGCACACCGACCTGGGGCCGGACCAGGCGGGCGGTGCGGCGTTCGGGTGGTTGCTGTCGATGCTGGGGCAGGACGTCGGGTACCCGGTGCCGGAGGGCGGGGCCGGTGCGCTGACGCGGGCGATGGTGCGGCGGTTGGGCGGCGTGGTGGAGTGCGGTCGGGCGGTGGACCGGGTGGTCGTGGCCGGTGGGCGCGCGCTGGGGGTCCGTGACGCGGCGGGTGGGTACGTGCGGGCGCGCAAGGCGGTGCTGGCGGACGTGCCCGCGCCGTCGTTGTACCTCGGGTTGGTGGGGCCGGAGCACCTGCCGGCGCGGTTGGTGTCGGACCTGGACGCGTTCGAGTGGGACGACGCGACGATCAAGGTGGACTGGGCGTTGAACGGGCCCGTGCCGTGGACGGCGGCGGAGGTGCGCGGTGCGGGGACCGTCCACTTGGGAGGGGACTTCAACGGGTTGGCCCAGTCCAGCACGGAGATCGCGTGCGGCCGGGTGCCGCGGTTGCCGTTCGTGATCATGGGGCAGATGACGACGACGGACCCGACGCGGTCGCCGGAGGGCACGGAGACGGCTTGGGCGTACACGCACGTGCCGCGGGGTGAGCGGTGGTCGGCGGATCGGTTGCGCCGCCGTGCCGACCGGGTGGAGCAGGTGATCGAGCAGCACGCGCCGGGGTTCCGCGACCTGATCCGTGCGCGCGTCGTGCAGGGTCCGGAGGACCTGGAGACCCGCAACCGCAGCCTGGTGGCCGGTTCGATCAACTCGGGCACCGCCGCCATCCACCAGCAGCTGGTGTTCCGCCCGATCCCGGGCCTGGGCCGGGCCGACACCCCGATCGACCGCCTCTACCTGACCTCCGCCTCGGCCCACCCCGGCGGCGGCGTCCACGGTGCTTCGGGCGCGAACGCCGCCCGTGCCGCCCTGACCCGCAACGGCCTGGGCGGCGACGCCTACCGCCTCCTCCTCCACACCCTCCACCACCACCTCTACCCCGAGAGTCGAACGCTCAGGTCCCGAGTGTCGAACCTCCAGGCCCCCTGAGTTCTACGTTCAGGTCCCCCC is a window from the Saccharothrix saharensis genome containing:
- a CDS encoding NAD-dependent epimerase/dehydratase family protein, coding for MRVVVTGASGNVGTALLRVLADAGDTVVGIARHVPPDSPGWVSCDLGAPAADVVLSRAFAGADAVVHLAWAVQPTTGEPAMRRTNLVGSAHVLRAAERAGVPHVVVASSVAAYTPSPAPVDEEWPCGGVPGSAYSTQKAELERMLAGRPGVAVVRPCAIVQPDAGGELARWVLSPLLPAGLVGRRWLPMPLWSGLRAQVVHAEDVARAIRVVLAHRAEGAFNVAADPPLSARELASVLGGFLLPVPLAVLRAVAWPTWRLGVQPLHPGWLRLADQASLMDCTRIRALGWEPRHPPREALAEFVAAVAEGRGTWGPLAPRHVGRWRRLGFGRPAHQSQGDVR
- a CDS encoding phytoene desaturase family protein — protein: MSDVVDAVVIGSGPNGLVAANLLADAGWDVLVLEAADEPGGAVRTAELTEPGFRHDLFSAFYPLGAASPVIAGLGLERHGLRWRRAPEVLAHVFPDDRAAVLSQDVDRTAASVESFGAGDGDVWRAEFARWERVRADLIEALMRPFPPVRAGAGLVGALGAGEALRFARSFVQSVRAFGDERFSGEGAPLLLAGNAMHTDLGPDQAGGAAFGWLLSMLGQDVGYPVPEGGAGALTRAMVRRLGGVVECGRAVDRVVVAGGRALGVRDAAGGYVRARKAVLADVPAPSLYLGLVGPEHLPARLVSDLDAFEWDDATIKVDWALNGPVPWTAAEVRGAGTVHLGGDFNGLAQSSTEIACGRVPRLPFVIMGQMTTTDPTRSPEGTETAWAYTHVPRGERWSADRLRRRADRVEQVIEQHAPGFRDLIRARVVQGPEDLETRNRSLVAGSINSGTAAIHQQLVFRPIPGLGRADTPIDRLYLTSASAHPGGGVHGASGANAARAALTRNGLGGDAYRLLLHTLHHHLYPESRTLRSRVSNLQAP